In Rhodococcus pseudokoreensis, the DNA window GATCGTCGGCGTCGGGGGCCCGGACCACCAGGTCGCGCTCGACGGCGGCATTGACCGCACGACTGGCGGTCGACTGCTCGACCTCGAGATCATCGGCCACATCGCTGATGGAAGGCAGCTTTCCGCGCTGCTCACGCAGCTCGACAGCGCGCAGCACGCGCAGCGCCTCGGTCCCCGGGATGCTGGGGACGCCCTCGAGGATGCGCCGGCGGTACGACGGTCGGCGCACCGAACGGACGAGCCGCAGCAGCAGCTCGTCCACACTGGTCAGGTCCTGGTCACGAGACATGGCGCATGGATAGCACACCGCTGCATGGTGTCCCGGTGGAACCAGCGCTCACCGGGTCGAAACGACGGTGGTCTTCAACTGGGTGTAGTGCAGCAGCGACTCGAAGCCCTTCTCGCGCCCCAGCCCGCTCGCCTTGTAACCGCCGAACGGCGTCTCGATCCCGGTGCGACCGCCGTTGACGATCACCTGTCCGGCCTCGAGCCGCGAGGCCACCCGCAGCGCGCGGGCGGAATCCCCGGTCCAGACACCGGCCACCAGGCCGTACTCGGAGTCGTTGGCCAGCTCGATCGCCTCACCCTCGGTCGCGAAGCGACTCACGGCGAGGACCGGACCGAAGACCTCCTCCTGGAAGATCCGCATCTCGGGCGTGACGTCGGCATACACCGTCGGCTCCACGTAGCGTCCCGCGGCCAGTGCGCCGCCTGCCGCGTGCCCCCCGGTCACCACACGGGCGCCGTCCTGCGCGGCGACGTCGAAGTACTCGATCACCTTCTCGAACTGCGCCTCCGTGGTCATCGGCGCCAGCCGCTCCCCCGGGACCCTGGCCCGCATCTGTGCCGCCACGCGCTCGAGCAGTGCGTCGTGGACCTCCTCCTGGACCAGCAGCCTGCTCAGCGCCGCGCACTGCTGACCCGCGCCGGTGCAGATGGTCAGCGCGCTGTCGACCACCCGATCCAGGTCGGCGTCCGCGAAGACCACATTGGCGGACTTGCCGCCCAGCTCCAGGATCGTCGGGATCAGCCGTCGGGCAGCGCTCTCGGCCACCCGCCTGCCGGTGACGACCGAGCCGGTGAACGCGACCAGTCGCACCGACGGATGCTCGACCAGGGGGCCGCCGACCTCCGGCCCCGCACCCAGCACCACGTTGACCACACCGGCCGGGACGCCCGCCTCCTCGCAGAGCTGCGCCAGCATCATCGTGGTGCCGGAGGTGAACTCCGAGGGCTTGATCACCACGGTGTTGCCGGCTGCCAGTGCGGCCGCCAGGCCGCGGGCCGCCTGGGTCAGCGGCCCGTTCCACGGCGTGATCATGGCCACCACACCGTAGGGCTCGCGGCTGGTGAACGCGTGGTCGCCTGCGCCGAGGTTGATCGTCTCCCCGAACAGCGCCCGGACCACGCCGCCGTAGTACTCGAAGTAGTCGGCGGCGACCTGGAGGCCGCCGCGCATCTCGGCGACGAGCTTGCCCGTCTCCTCGACCTCGACGTCGACGAACTCCTGGGCCCGCTCGCGCAGCGCACGCGCGACCGCCGCCAGCAGCCGGCCACGCTCGACCGGTGCCCGGTCCGCCCACGCGCGGGCGGCACGACGTGCGGCGTCCACGGCCAGGTCGACGTGGTCGCGGCCCCCGAGAGCGACCCGGGCGATCGGGCTGCGGTCGAAGGGACCGGAGACGGTCAGCGCGTCCTGATCTCCTCGCGGAACGCTCTTGCCGTCGATCCAGTGGTTCAGCTCGCGGACCATGTGCGCCTCCTGGGACGTGTCGGGGATTCATCGATTCAACCATGCTTTGAACACAACTGTTTTTTCGCGTCCATTACTAGTGATATAGATTGCAAATAGTGAGCAGAACTATTTTGAAGATCGAGAGGCTGACCGTGGACGACACGACCCAGATGACCTCGGAGCGTCCGGCGCTGGACGGCGTGCGGGTGCTCGACGCGAGCCGGGGCGTGGCGGGCCCGCTGGCCGGGATGGCACTCGGCGACTACGGCGCCGAGGTCATCCGGCTCGACGACCCCTCGGACGCGGACCTGCCCGGGTCTGTGGCCTGGCATCGCAACAAGACGATCATCCCTCGTGAGCGCGGCTCAGCCCTGGTTGCGGACGCCGACCTGGTGCTCACCACCGACGCCCGCACGGCGGCCGCACTGGGCCTCTGCCTGGACGACGAGCCTCCGGCCGGCCTGGTCCACCTGCACCTGCCGTTGTGGCATGACGAGCAGGACGGCCTCGACCCCTACACCCGCGACCGGATGGTCTCCGCCGACTTCGGTGCAGCGCGGCGGCAGACCTCGTTCAGCGGCGGTCCGGTCGACGAGGTCTACCCCTTCCTGTCCTCCATGCAGGGCGCCTGGGGCGCCACCTGTGGCATCGCCGCGCTGGTCGAGAAGATCCGCACCGGCTGCGGCCAGCGGGTGGTGGTCGACCCGCTGCACGGCTCGATGGTCACCACGATCACCACCATGCTGGTCAGCCCGACCGAGCCGCTCCCGGCGACCACCGTCGGCCCCGGCGGCCCCAACCCGACGTTCGGGACCTACCGCTGCGCCGACGGCGAGTGGCTGTTCCTGGGCGCGCTGGGCTCGAAGTTCCAGGACATCGCGTTCGAGCACCTCGGCACCACCGGCATCATCGTCGACCCGCGGATCGACGGTGTGCGCGAGCGGCTCTACGCCCCCCGCAACAGGGACTGGGTGCGCGCGCGACTGGCCGAGGCGTTCGCGCGCCGTACCCGTGCCGTGTGGCTCGAGGAGCTCACAGCAGCCGGGTGCCCGGTCAGCCTCGTGGGTGACCGCGACGACTGGCTCGACCATCCGCAGGTCGCCGCGCTGGGTCAGCGCGTCGAGCTCGAGGACCCGCTCGTCGGCGACGCCGTGACCGGCGGGGTCGGCGCCGAGCTCTCCCGCGGTGGGCTTCGCGAGCACCGGGCGCGGATCTTCGCCGACAACGCCGAGTGGGCCGAGCCGCGCGCCGGCCTCCCCGCGCCGCTGGACGCGCTGCCCACCGGAACCGGTCCCCTGGCCGGCATCAAGGTCGCCGATCTCGGCACGGTGCTGGCCGGGCCGTACGCCGGAATGCTGCTCGCCGCGCTCGGCGCGGACGTGGCGAAGGTGGAGACGGTGACCGGCGACGAGCTGCGGGTGCGTGGCTACGGCATCGCCCGTGGCCAGCGCGGGCTCGGCATCAACCTGCGCGATCCGCAGGGGTACGACGCCTTCCTGCGGCTCGTGGCGGCCAGTGACGTCGTGCTCGACAACTACCGACCGGGCGTCCTCGAGCGCCTGCACATCGACCACGCGACGCTTGCCGAGTGCCGGCCCGACATCGTCACCACCTCGATCACCGGGTACGGCGCCGACGGTCCGCTCGGCAGTCAGCCCGGGTACGACCCGGTGGTCCAGGCGCTGACCGGGATCATGAAGGCCCAGGGCGGCAGCGCCGAGCCGGTCTTCTCCACGCTGGCGATCAACGACGTGACGGTCGCGTGCCTGGCCGCGCTCGGCACCTGCGCGGCGCTCTATCAGCGTGCCGCAGGCCGCGGCGGGCAGCACGTCACCTCTTCGCTGGCCGTCGCCGCCACGTTCATGCAGAGCGGTGAGCTGGTCCGCTACGCCGGCCGGCCCGCCGCCGAGACCGGTGGCCGGGACTTCCCCGGTCCCGGGCCGCTGTCCCGGTTCTACCCGTGCGCGGACGGCTGGGTCCGGGTGCACCTGCACTCGGCGGCGCAGGCGGTCGACGCCGGGCTGCTGCCGGAGGTGTCCGGCGCCGAGGAGGGTGCGGACGCGCTCGCCCAGCTCATCGGGACGGCGATCAGCGCGCTCACCTCGGCCGAAACGGTGGCGGCCGTGACCGGTGCCGGCGGCGCCGCGGTCCGCGCACGCGATTTTCGCGAGGTGGTGAACGACCCCGAGCTGCTGGCCGACGGCCACGTCACCGAACTGGTCTGGCCGGACGGCAACTCGACGTTCCTTCCTCATCGCCTGGTCACCTTCAGCGGGCATCCGCCGTACCCGGTCATGCGGGCCACCGGTCACGGCGAGTTCAGTCGCGAGCTGCTCGGCGAGGCCGGACTGTCGGGTGCGGAGATCGAGGAGCTGATCGGCGCCGGAGTGGTCGTCGTGGGCGAGCCGATGCACTCGGTCGTGGGCGTGGGCTACCGCTGATCCGCGACCACTGACGCGCGGCCGTCGCGGCGCCTGGCGGGCACCGCGACGGTCGCCGTGCCGGGCGCAAGTACGGTGCCCGCCTCGTCCTCGATCCACAGCGTGACATCGACCAGACGGTCCCCTGCCTCCTCGCGCACCTCGGTGACGCGGGCCTTGACGTCGAAGAGCGCGCCGCGCAGCGTCGGTCCGCGGAACTGCAGGGCCAGTGCGACCACCCGAGCCCCGGGCAGCCACTCGCGCAGCATCCGGTGAGCGTAGGACCACTGCAACCGGCCCATCGCGATGGCACCGGGGTAGCCGGCCCTGCGACCCTCGTCGTCGTCCATGTGGATCGGCACGAACTCGTCGTTGACGGCCGCGAAGCGGTTCCACTCGGGGTATCCGGTGCAGCGCGGACCGGCTGCGATCACGTCGCCGACCCGCACCTCTGCTCTCGCGCTCATCGTGGTTCCTCGGGGTCAGTAGCGAATCGAGGTGTCGTGGCCGAGCTTCACGCGAGCGCCGTCCTGGTTGGTCCACTCCACCTCGGTGACCGTGATCAGCATCGGCCCCATCCGTCCGGTTTTCTCGCGGTAGGAGTGCAGGCGGGTCTCGGAGCGGATCACGTCGCCCGCGCGTATCGGGGCGCCGTAGACGACCTCGCTGCCTCCGTTGATCTGGTGGCGCAGTCCGGGGCCGGCGATGCCGATCGTCTTCTCCAGCCGGTCGGAGTCGCGCTGCAACGGCGCCACCGCGGGCACCATCCGGTCGGCCACGATCCAGGCGAAGGGATTGAACTCCTCGGGCGCCACGAGCAGGCCGCCGCCGGGGACCACGAAGTGCGCAGGCGGCGGATCCGGGTAGTAGACGGCGATCGCCCACCGCCGGATGTCGGAGGCGGCGACGGGGAACGAGACCCGCCAGTCGGCCACGGCGCCCAGCGAGGCCCGCATCTGCTCGCTGACCAGGCTCATCGGTCGCGGTGGTCGCGCTGCCCGGCGACCCTGGGGTGGGCGTAGGGGTGCACAATCCTCGTGGCCGGCGGCTGCTCGGCGCGAAGCGCCGCCGTCGCGCGACGGTACGCCTCGACGACGCGGTCCTCCTCCGCGTAGTCGAAGCGGTCGGCCAGCGCATCGGCAGCCCCCTCGACCGGCGGATGCTCGACGTACCAGCGCACCGTCTCGGTCAACGCCACCACGGCCGGCGTCGGCTCGACGTAGCCCAGCAGGTCCGCGGCCTTGTGGACGTCGACCAGCAGATGATCGTCGTGGGAGAGCGGGTAGAGACCACGGCCGGGGCCTGCCAGGTCGAAGGGCAGCGAGACCGGGCGCAGCGCGCCTCCGGCCGCCGCCGCGCAGACCTCGACCCACTGACGCATCGAGAACTGGTCGCGGTCGCCGACGTTGAAGATCTCACCGGCCGCGGCGTCCGGCCGGTCGACGGCCGCAAGCAGGTACGCCGCGGCGTTCACCGCGGCGCAGCGCATCGTGGCGGTAAGTCCGTTGTCGGCCAAAATGATTCGGTCGCGGCCGTCGAGGACCCGCCGGACCACCGACCACTCCCGCGGGTAGACCTGACGCGGTCCGTAGATCGAGGGATAGCGGAAGATCGAGGCGGAGAAGGCGGTTCGCTCGTGCAAATCGAGAACGTGCTGCTCCGCCGCGCGGATCTTTCGGGAGAACGCCTCGCCGCCGCCCTCCGTCGCAATGTCCTCGGGCCGCGTCGCCCGTCCGACGTCGGCGGCGCCCTCTCGGGCCTGGACCGGCATCCCTTGTGGTGCAAGGCGTCCCGGCTCGTGGTAGCCGGTGTAGGCGGGCAGCCCACTGACGGCGACAAGGGATCCGCAGCGCCCTGCGACGGCGTCGGCCACCACCCGGAGCCGGCCGTACGCGGCGACCACAACGTCGTACGAACGCCCCGCGAGCGCCTCGTCCAGCGATTCACGGAAGTGCGGGTCGGCGTGAATGTGCTCGTACGCGTCCAGCTCCGGCAGCTCGTGCGTGCCGCGGTGCAGCAGGGTGACCGCGTAGCCGCGCTCGGCGAGCCCGGCGGCCACGTGCGGGCCGGTCGGACCACTGCCGCCGACCAACAGCGCTCGGAGTGGCCTCATGCGTCGATCCTTTCGTCGGTCGGCTGCGCCGTGGTCGGTCCCTCGGGAGCCGGCTTCAGCCGGCCTGTTCCTGCTTCTTCTTCTCGACGTTGATGCTCGGGTCGATCAGACCCTCGTTCATCGCCTTGATGAGCAGCGCGACGTGCTGGGAGAAGAACCGCGCCAGGCGCAGGCCGTTGGCCATGAACCAGAGCTTCTGGTGGCCGGAGTGGCGCAGCGTCGTCCTCAGCTCGCCGCGGTCGTCGACGTTCCAGACCGTTGCCAGTGCATCGGTCACCTCGTCCCCGACGATCGGGCGTGCGACCTCGCGCATGTTGCGGAAGCCGGTGCAGAAGACGACCACGTCGGCGGCCTCCTCGGTCCCGTCGCGGTAGACCACGCCGTTCGCGGTGAACCGCTCGATCTCGCCCGGCTGAATCCGGATCTCGCCGTTGATGATCAGCGCGCAGTTGCCCTTGTCGATGTAGACCGCACCGCCGCCGCGCGTGGTCAGGTAGGCCTGGCCCGCGTCGCCCGGTCCGAGGGTGGTGCGGAAACCCGCCGCCTCCAGACCGGCCAGCATCTCGGTGTCGAGCTCGGCGATCCTGCGGGTCACGATCGGCGCCAGCCCGGTGCTGAGCGCGAGTGGGTTCGCGCTGGCGAGGAGGTCGGCGGTGCTGGTCTCCGGACCGTCCTCGCCGTAGTAGTTGCCGAAGAGATTCTTCAGGCCGTGCCGCTGGGAGAAGACCAGAACGGGGCTGCGCTGGACCATCGTGATCGAGTCGGCCTCGTGCTCGTAGGCGTCCTGGGCGATGTCGTGTGCGCTCGCGCCGGCTCCGACCACCACGACCTTCTTGCCCCGCAGTGCCTCGCCGCCCAGATGCGTGCTGGAGTGGGCGACGGTGCCGGTGAACTCTTCCATGCCCTCCACCACGGGCTGGTGCGCGATCGTCTCGCGGCCGGTGGCGAAGACCAGGTGCTGCGGGTGGAGGGTGCGCCGTTCGCCGCCGTGGTCGAGTTCGACGGTCCAGTGTCCGTGCGCCTCGTCGTACGTGGCGCTGTGGACGTTCGTGCTGGTCCACAGGTCGAGGTCCATCAGGGTGACGTAGGACTCCATCCAGTCGGCGAGCTTCTCCTTCGGGGTGAAGAGCGGCCAGGTGCTCGGATAGGGCAGATAGGGGAACTGGGTCGCCCACTTCGTGTCGTGCAGCAGCAGCCCGTTGTAGCGCAGCCGCCAGTTGTCGCCGGCGCGCGCGTAGCGGTCGACGAGCAGCGTGGAGACGCCGAGCTGTCCCAGCCGGGCGGCGAGGAACAGGCCGGAGTGTCCCGCACCGACGACGAGGACGCTGGGGTCGGCGTCGCGGTACTCGCGGCGCTCGGCCCGGACCTCGTCCAGTGAGCGGCGGGCGCCCGGCACCGACGGCGAGTTGTGCTCGTCCGTGGCGGCGTCGGCGATCGAGACCACCGGCTCGGGGAAGTCGCGCAGCGCCTCGAGGCTGGTGGAAACGACCCACGAGCGCCAGGCGCCGTCGTCCTCCTGCACCAGGCGGACCACGCCCCGGCCGGTCGAGACCCGGGTCTCGAAGTGGTAGATCGCCTCGATGTAGGCGCCGTTGAACGAGACCGGCCAGGACTCGTCGAGCCGGAGCGCGCCGAAGCCAGTGTCCTCCAGCGCGTTCGCGAGCGCGTCGACGATGTCGTCGGCGCCGTGGACGGCGACCAGGTCCCAGGACAGGGCGTAGATGTCGCGCCACCAGGGGTCGGCGGAGAGCAGCGCACGTACGCCGGTCCGGTCGGCGCCGGCCAGCGCGCGGTTCATGCCGTCTATCCACTCCTGCACCACCGTCCGGTGGTCCGGGTCCAGCCTGGTCAGGACCGGTGTGTCGTCGAGCTGGGTCATCGGGTCTCGTCCTTTCCGGCCTGAGCGCGGAACTCCCGCACCGTCTCGGCCGAGGGCAGTGCGATCAGCTCCACCTGGTTGCCGTCCGGGTCCTCGCAGAGGAAGAGGGTCACAGGTCCGTAGTTCTTGATGATGCTGGTGGTGGGCTCGGAGTAGACCTCGCAGCCCATCGCGACCAGCCGGTCGTGGAGGGCACCGATGTGGTCGGGGTCGACCGGGAAGGACAGCTGGCCCATGCCGATGTCACCCGGTCGCTTGGGCCGGCCTTCGTCGTCCTCCGGCAGGTTCCACTGCGCGAGCTCGATCTGGCCGACCCGCGAGGCTCCCTGCACGAAGACAGTGGTCGCCTTGGCGTGCGCCGGCAGCCGCATGAGCGACGGCGTCAGGTCGCTGGTTTCCTTCGTCAGGGTCTGGCGCATGCCCAGCCCTTCGACGTAGAACCGCACGGAGGCCTCGAGGTCACGGACACCGATCGCGACGTGGTTCAAGCTCCCGACGGCAATCCGGGTCTCCGCCGGGGCGCGATTCTCCTCGGCCGTCGTCACAGCACGAACCCCTCTTCCTTGAAGTCGCCGTCGCGCCATTGCAGCGCCGACTTGAGCCCGTCGCGGGCCGCCCTCGTCTTGAACTCGCCCGAACCGGGCCGGAAGCCCTGGGCGAGCACGTACCACGGGACCGACGACTGCAGCGCGGACCGGAAGCCCATCGCCTCGTAGGTCTGGTTGAGCGCAATCTTGTTGGCCGAGAGCATCGCCGGGTGCAGTTTGGCCATCGGCCGCAGCTCGCGCATGACCTGTTCGTCGAGCTCCTCGGCCGGGTAGCTCTTGGCGATCCAGCCCATCTCCGCGGCACGCTGCCCGGTCACCGAGTGACCGCCCAGCTGCATGTACTTCGCCTGCGCCATCGACATCTTCCAGGGGAAGTACTCGATGTCGGGGGTGGACTGCGCACGGGTGGGCGGGTAGCCCATCACGCAGTCGTCGGCGGCGAAGACGATGTCGCACATCGACATCAGCTCCGAGCCGCCGGCCAGCGCGTAGCCGTGCACCTTCGCGACCACCGGCTTGAGCAGGTCCCAGATGGTCATCCAGTCACGCAGACAACTGCGGGGGAACTGCCCGGTCCAGGACTCGAAGAGCTCGGAGTGGTTCCACCCGTCGGGCCGCTCCGGATTGGCCTGGCCGCCTGCGTAACTGTTCATGTCGTAGCCGGCGCAGAACGCCTCACCCGCACCCTGGATCAGGATGAGGGTGACCTCGTCGTCGGCCTCGGCAGCCTTGAGCGCCGCCACCACCTCGCGCCGCAGCGCGGGGCTGAGCGCATTGCGCTTCTCCGGCCGGTTGAGGGTGATCGTCGCGATCCGGTCCTCCACGCCGTACAGGATGTTCTCGAACTCCACTAGTTCTCCTCGGATCTGTGCTCATGGCTCTGCCCGCTGTCGGGCTGGAAGGGGGTGGGGGCATCGGTGGTCACGACGACCCCACGGGCGATCAGGTCCTCGATCCGGTCGGCGGTCACGCCGGCGGCCGCCAGCACGGCGCGGGTGTCGGCGCCCTGCGCTCGCGGCGGGGTGCGCACCGCTCCGGGTGTCCGCGCCAGCCGCACCGGAACGCCGAGCATCCGGACGCCGCCGGCCTCGGTCACCATGCCGTGTTCGGTCAGGTACGGGTCGTCGAGCACATGCTCGACCGGGCGCACGATGCTGGCAGGCACACCCTTGGCGATCATCTCGCGTGCGATGTCGGCGTCCGGGTCGAGTCCGGAGACCAGGGCAGCCAGGTCCGCGTTGAGGTCGTGCCGGTTCACCAGCCTGTCGGCGTTGGTTCGGTAGCGCGGGTCGGTGGCCAGGCCCGGCTCCCCCAGGAAGTCCGCGAGCAGCGCGAACTGCCGGTCGGAGCCTGCCGCGACGTACACCTCGCCCGCCGGCGAGTCGAACACCTCGCAGGGGGCGATGTTCGGGTGGCCGCTGCCGAGGCGGCGCGGGGGTTCGCCCGTCATGAAGTAGTTCGCCGCGACGGGGTGCAGCAGGCTGACCGCGCCGTCGGCCAGGGTCAGCTCGACGAGCTGGCCACGGCCGGACGCGGTGCGTTCGTGGAGCGCCAGCAGCACGCCGGAAACGGCGAGCAGGCCGGCGGTGAGATCGGTGATCGGCATCGGCACCCGCATCGGGCCGCCGTCGGGCTCGCCGTTGAGGTGCATGATCCCGGCGTGCGCCTGGATCACCGCGTCGTACCCCGGCAGACCCGCCATCGGGCCGTCGGTCCCGAACGCGGTGATCCGGCAGTAGACCAACCGCGGAAACCGCTCCAGGAGCGACGCCGCGTCCAGTCCCCAGCGATCCATCACGCCGGGCTTGAAGTTCTCCACCAGGACGTCGGCGTCCTCGAGCAGCCGCAGCACGAGCGCGCGGCCGTCGGGTGCCGAGAGATCGGCGCTCAGGTGCTGCTTGTTGCGGTTGAGCCCCGCGTAGTAGGAACTCACGCCGTCGGGATGCGCCGGCCCCCAGGTGCGGGTCAGGTCACCGGCGACGGGCTCGACCTTGACCACCTCCGCACCGTGGTCGGCCAGCATCTGGGTGCAGTACGGGCCCGCGAGGACGCGCGAGAGGTCGATGACCCGCACGCCGTCCAGGGCCCCGGTCACTCCGCTGCCCTCAGCACTTCGGCGGCGTCGGGGGCCCCGGGCATCCGGCGCTTGCGCATCTGGATCCGCCAGCGGCCGACCTCGCGCCGGAACGCCCACTCGTTGATCGAGGCGCTGAGCAGCTTCAGGGTGGGGCCGTCCTGGTGGAAGATGAACGAGTAGCCGTTGGCCACGGCGTCGTCACCGGTCACCCTGATCGCCAGATTGTTGCCCTGCACGTGCATGCTGCGGCCGTAGAAGCCGTTGTCGTGGGCGGCGGTCCGCACCGAGAGGAACTCGCGCATCGCAGCGAGCCCCTCCCACCGGACCACCTCGTAGGGGTCGTCCCCGCGTCCGGCGGAGACGTCCATGACGCAGTCGTCGGTGAAGAGCGCGAAGTACTCCTCGTCGAGCGGAGCGTCGGCGTAATAGCCGTATCGGGCGAGCAGCTCACGGATCTCCCGCTCGTCCTCGAGTTCGCGCAGCCGAGCCTCCAGCATTGCCAGCCGGTCCTCCACGGTGCATCATCCTTTCGAGTCGCCCTGCAACGCACTGTACATCACATCAACATGCTTGCAATGCATCACTGCAACATGCTTGCGCAAGTGACGCGGACGGCTCAGCAGCAGCCGTCGGGCGCGACGCCTACGCGCTCGTCGAACTGCAGGATCGTGCCGTCGGGGTCCTTGACGAACATCGCCCGCATCGGCTGACCGGCGCTCTCGCCGTATCCGACTCCGGTGGTGTCCTTGACCGAGACCGGCTCGTAGCCGGCCGAGCGCAGCCGCGTCGCCAGCGCCGGGATGTCGTCGACCCAGAACCCGATGTGGTGAATGCCGATCTGGCCCAGGTGGAGTGGCGCGTTCCCGGCCAGTTCGTCGGACTGCGAGATCGCCAGGAAGAGCCGGTCGCCGTAACCCTCGCCGTCGTTTCCGCCGAACCTCAGCATCACCTCGCGACGCCGGGTCGAGCCCACCTCGGGCCCGTAGAGCGAGTCCGCCGGCGGCTCGTTGGTCGCGTCGCGAATCACCGTCATCCCGAGCGCGTCGCGGTAGAACGCCAGCGAGCGTTCCAGGTCGCTGACCCCGATGGCGATGTGGGAGGAGAGCTTCATGAGGGTTCCCTTTCGACATGTAACTCGGATAACTTGATCACAGTAGCCTCATTACTTAGCCGTCCCGGGCGCCGCCACAGCGCGACCGCCCGTCCCAGGAGGACCCTTGACTGCCACGCTGCCCGATCTCGGCACCGCGGAGACCGGGCACACGCTCGGGATCATCGACTGCGACGTCCACCCGCTCAAGATTCGCGAGCACCAGCAGCGCGGTGCCGGCGTGCTCTCCTACCTGCCGCAGCGCTGGCAGCGGCATGCTGCCGAGGTGGGGGTCGCCCGCGGCGGCTGGGCCGGCGGCGACCGGCCCCGGCCGCGGGAGTACGGCCAGCGCTGGGACACCGAGCCTCCCGGCGGCGGCGCGCCGGGGAGTGACCCGCTGTTCGCCGCCGAGCAACTGCTCGACACGTACCAGATCAGCGCGGGCCTGCTCAACGACCTGGGCGCCTTCTCCTCGGCGGGGATGAAGGGGCAGCCGACCGGCTTCTCGGCGGCGTACTGCCGGGCACTCAACGAGCATCGGTGCGACAACTGGCTGGCCCGGGACCCGCGCTGGTACGCCTCGATCAACCTGCCCTACGAGCTGCCCGAGCTGGCCGTGCGGGAGATCGAGTTCTGGAAGGAGCAGGACCGGCAGTACGGAGACCGGATGAAGCAGATCATGCTCGCGCCGGACAACCTGCGCCCGCCTGGCCACCCGTCGTACTGGCCGATCTACGAGGCCTGCGAGCACTACGGGCTTCCGGTGACCTTCCACGTGATGACCGGAAACCGGGTCACCCCGTCGGGCTCGCCGAGCTACTACTACGAGGAGCACTGCGACTACGCGGCGTTCAACTTCCCGATGGTGGCCAGCTTCATCTTCGAGGGCGTTTTCGACCGCTTCCCGAATCTCGCGATCGTCCTGGTGGAGCTCGGCTGGTCGTGGGCGCTGCCGCTGTCGTGGCGCCTGGACGCCGCGGCCCGCACAATGGGCGGCGAGGTCGCACACCTGGCCAAGGCGCCCTCGGAGTATCTCCGCGACCACTTCTACTTCACCATCCAGCCGATGGAGGAGCCGGAGGACGACGCCCACCTCGACGAAATCTACGACGCATTCCTGGCCTCGGGCCTGGGCGAGAAGCTGATGTACTCCTCGGATTACCCCCATTGGGACTTCGACGAGCCGGCGGCGCTGCCCCGCAACCTGAGTGTCGAGCGCCGGGCCGCCGTCCTGGGCGGCGTGGCGAGCGAGCTGTACGGCATTCCGCTGCTCCCCGGCCAGGGCCTCGCGGTCTGATCTCGGTACCCGTTTTCTGCAATCTATTTTTAATAATGTTACTGACATGGACATAGCTTGATCGCGGGCCTAGGCTGCCCTCGGTGCCGCACCGCGGTTGGTGAGGCCGGATGGAACGCGAGGAGAAGCGTGACAATGAAGGTGAACGGTCGAAGGAGAACAGCGCGGATCGTGAGCGCTCTGGCGACACTGACGGCGGTGGCACTCGCCGGCTGCGGCGCCGACAACACGGCGGGATCCGAGCAGACGGCCGGCGGGGCCGACAGCCCGGCGGCCGCCCTGAGCGGGACCCCGATCACGATCGGGTACGCCGCCTCGATGTCGGGGGCGCAGGCCAGCAACGGACTCGGCGGCAAGGCCGTCGCCCTCGCTTGGCAGGAATACACCAACGCGCACGGCGGCATCCTCGGTCATCCCGTCGAGATCACGGTGACGGACACCAAGAACACCGTGCCGGGCGCGACGTCGGTCGTGAAGGGCTTCATGGGCGACTCCGACGTCGACGCCGTCTTCATGACCGATCTGGTCGCCGAGTCCGCGATGACCGACACGTTCAAGAACACCGATGTCGCGGTCATCAGCGCGAACGGCGCCACGAACGTGCCGTGGACCACCGTGCCGGGGCTCTTCCAGGACGTGTCCGGTGCCGAGTACGCGGCGCGGGTGTTCGCCGACGTCGCGAA includes these proteins:
- a CDS encoding MarR family winged helix-turn-helix transcriptional regulator; the protein is MSRDQDLTSVDELLLRLVRSVRRPSYRRRILEGVPSIPGTEALRVLRAVELREQRGKLPSISDVADDLEVEQSTASRAVNAAVERDLVVRAPDADDLRRAVLRLTDAGRGALSTATTNRMALIEEITADWPAADLHDLARLLELFVARYEAVEPPL
- a CDS encoding aldehyde dehydrogenase family protein, encoding MVRELNHWIDGKSVPRGDQDALTVSGPFDRSPIARVALGGRDHVDLAVDAARRAARAWADRAPVERGRLLAAVARALRERAQEFVDVEVEETGKLVAEMRGGLQVAADYFEYYGGVVRALFGETINLGAGDHAFTSREPYGVVAMITPWNGPLTQAARGLAAALAAGNTVVIKPSEFTSGTTMMLAQLCEEAGVPAGVVNVVLGAGPEVGGPLVEHPSVRLVAFTGSVVTGRRVAESAARRLIPTILELGGKSANVVFADADLDRVVDSALTICTGAGQQCAALSRLLVQEEVHDALLERVAAQMRARVPGERLAPMTTEAQFEKVIEYFDVAAQDGARVVTGGHAAGGALAAGRYVEPTVYADVTPEMRIFQEEVFGPVLAVSRFATEGEAIELANDSEYGLVAGVWTGDSARALRVASRLEAGQVIVNGGRTGIETPFGGYKASGLGREKGFESLLHYTQLKTTVVSTR
- a CDS encoding CaiB/BaiF CoA-transferase family protein, with translation MSRTILKIERLTVDDTTQMTSERPALDGVRVLDASRGVAGPLAGMALGDYGAEVIRLDDPSDADLPGSVAWHRNKTIIPRERGSALVADADLVLTTDARTAAALGLCLDDEPPAGLVHLHLPLWHDEQDGLDPYTRDRMVSADFGAARRQTSFSGGPVDEVYPFLSSMQGAWGATCGIAALVEKIRTGCGQRVVVDPLHGSMVTTITTMLVSPTEPLPATTVGPGGPNPTFGTYRCADGEWLFLGALGSKFQDIAFEHLGTTGIIVDPRIDGVRERLYAPRNRDWVRARLAEAFARRTRAVWLEELTAAGCPVSLVGDRDDWLDHPQVAALGQRVELEDPLVGDAVTGGVGAELSRGGLREHRARIFADNAEWAEPRAGLPAPLDALPTGTGPLAGIKVADLGTVLAGPYAGMLLAALGADVAKVETVTGDELRVRGYGIARGQRGLGINLRDPQGYDAFLRLVAASDVVLDNYRPGVLERLHIDHATLAECRPDIVTTSITGYGADGPLGSQPGYDPVVQALTGIMKAQGGSAEPVFSTLAINDVTVACLAALGTCAALYQRAAGRGGQHVTSSLAVAATFMQSGELVRYAGRPAAETGGRDFPGPGPLSRFYPCADGWVRVHLHSAAQAVDAGLLPEVSGAEEGADALAQLIGTAISALTSAETVAAVTGAGGAAVRARDFREVVNDPELLADGHVTELVWPDGNSTFLPHRLVTFSGHPPYPVMRATGHGEFSRELLGEAGLSGAEIEELIGAGVVVVGEPMHSVVGVGYR
- a CDS encoding MaoC family dehydratase, with protein sequence MSARAEVRVGDVIAAGPRCTGYPEWNRFAAVNDEFVPIHMDDDEGRRAGYPGAIAMGRLQWSYAHRMLREWLPGARVVALALQFRGPTLRGALFDVKARVTEVREEAGDRLVDVTLWIEDEAGTVLAPGTATVAVPARRRDGRASVVADQR
- a CDS encoding FAS1-like dehydratase domain-containing protein — protein: MSLVSEQMRASLGAVADWRVSFPVAASDIRRWAIAVYYPDPPPAHFVVPGGGLLVAPEEFNPFAWIVADRMVPAVAPLQRDSDRLEKTIGIAGPGLRHQINGGSEVVYGAPIRAGDVIRSETRLHSYREKTGRMGPMLITVTEVEWTNQDGARVKLGHDTSIRY